In the genome of Mastomys coucha isolate ucsf_1 unplaced genomic scaffold, UCSF_Mcou_1 pScaffold21, whole genome shotgun sequence, the window TGGCAGGGAGAACTTGGTGTCTCCACCACAGAGTTCCCAGTACCCTGCCTGAAGCAGTCTCTAAAGAATCCCAGGACTCTTGGGACAGGGTACCAGGGGAGAGCCCACCAGCATCCTGAGTGGTTGGGGCTCACTGTGACCACTTCTCAGATAAAAGTGTTGCATAGTTGGTCAATCAGGAAGAGTAGAGGAAAAAATGATTCCTGTTGGTTTTGGAGATAaggtttcatatagcccaggctagtctcaaactcacacgaccttgaattcctgatcctcctgcctctacctctcaagtgctgggatgacaagcaATTGCCACCAACCCCagtgtatgtggtgctggggattgaatccaggactCTACATGCCAGAGCacttttatcaactgagccatgtTTTCAGCCCAAACCTTCTTGTATGTGTCTTGCACCATTGGAGGTACACTTGAACTCTCTTCTGGAGTTACAGTGAAGAGGAGCTGGTGGGACACAGGGCTCTGTGGCAGTGGCTCAGACAGTGAGCAGACCCATGGCCCTGGTTGGTGTCTGGCTTCACAACTGGAAGTGAGAGCTCTACATGATAAGCATTGTAGGGTTCCATTGTCCCCCAgtgctctggcctctgtatgatattgttcctgattttttttttcccctagctgGCTGGAGGCGTGATCCTAGGTGTAGCTCTGTGGTTGCGCCATGATCCACAGACCACCAGCCTGCTCTACTTGGAACTGGGAAACAAACCAGCACCCAGCACCTTCTATGTGGGTGAGTAACCAGGAGACAGGGTCTAGCCACAAGTGCAGAACAGTCAGGGAGGGCTTCCAAGAAGAGGCTGGCTGATGGTCTAAATCTGGTGGGTGGGGCATTAGAACTGGGAGTGGCCTAGACCTTGTATGAGCTGGGTAAGGAGGCTGCCTATAAGAGGAGAATGGGTTGGGTATGGTGCTTCTGGGGACCCCACAGATCTGAGACTAGGCTAGGCAGAAAGGAAGCAATTGGGTGGGGCAGCAGCCTTGTAGGACCTTACTTATTTTAACATGGGCATTTCTAGTGAACCTCCCTGGGCAGGGTGGGGCTGGATGCCTGGGCTAGCAACAGCTGAGGCCCCAGGAGTCCTGAGTTGGGGAGGGCTGGAGACTGGGCAGACAGTGGATGACTCAGACACCCCATCACAcccgaccccacccccaccagcacACAGGCCAGCCTGCTACACCTGCCTTATTTGGCTGCCTGTGGGGACTGAGCACCCTCCCTCCCAAGCAGGAAGATGGCTGCCGTGCTGTGCTGTCCTAAGCTCTGGTCCACTACACTGTGCTGAAGGAGGaaactttcctctttcctccctggcAGAGGGACTTGGTGTCCTGAGAACTGAAGAAGTATTTGGAGATGTTCTTACCCTTCATCAGGGGTCTGATGTggatcttcctcctcctcctgtggaGCCTAGAAGGAGTTTAGGAGGCATGCTTGAGGCTGAGCGGGGAACCAGGAGGTCTGGAATATTCTCCCTTTCTGCCCAAGTGCCCCAGAGCAGACAGGGCTTTGGTAACCCCATGGATCactcttgtttccttccttcctatacTCTGCCCACAGCCTTAGCACGGGTAAAATGGACAGCAGTGGAGTCCAGGCAATATGGGCAGGGGAAGAACCTGGTCTCTTTTGAGGAAAGCCATGAAGGGTAGCAGTTTTCAGGTGTGGTTGTTATTAGGCAAGGGCCCACACTAGCTATCCCTCCTTCAATCTGGTACcttcagaggaagaggaggaggatgtccACCAGCTCATATAGAACCTGAATTGTGTAGCATCTGGTATGGGCATCTTCACAAGGGAAATCTGGGAATCAGAAACAGACAGATGGGGTAGAACTGGCCCATGGGCCTTCCACAAGGGGAAGGCTGTGTTCCCACTCAGCACTGGTATAGCAGGAGAGGCTGGGTACCCTGCAAAGCCCAGATAGGGTAGTTAGGAAGCCGCTCTCTATCCTCATGTTCTCAGTTCCAGAGCTGCTCAGCCACCAGCCTGTCTGGTtatggcctcctgagtgctggggaaaTAGTCTTAGGGACTGGACTGTGTAACAGGTTGGGTGCTGGACAGCAAGGCCCATGGCCTATAGGTAAGAGCTACTCTGGCTGCCATGTCCCTGGCCAATCTGAATTGGCTTTCTGGAGCCCTATGCTGGCCCAGTACTGAGTCCCTCCAGGAGCAGATGTGGCCCTGAAAAGGGTGTCTTTGTCTAGTGCTTAGTAAAGTTAGTTCAGAGCTTGTTTAACATCCCAGACAACACCACAGGGGCTTCAGATGAGACGTGCTAGACGTAGGAGGGTGCCTAGGCCTAGGAAGTCCTGGGACAGTGCCTGTGTTTTGGGTGCCTGTATGCATCCTCCTGTTCAGACAGAGCCTACATCTCATCGTGAGGTTGAGGTTTCAGGGCCTGACAACAGGGGCCTGGTTGACGGTGCTCTGCCAGTTGGGAGGCAAAGGGTAAAAACAGTTTCTAGGCAGCCCTGGTGGGAGGTTTTCCCTGGACCATACGTGTTCAGTGAGGCCAGAGGATTTGTCCTAGTTTTAAGTCTGGCAGCTGGTCCAGGCCATGGTGCCTTCTCCTCTGGTCTGGCCAGGCAGGGGACAATGGGCCTGACTTTGTGCAAGAAAGCTTGGCCTGGCCTGCAGTGTTGCTGCAGAGACTGGAGGATGGGCTGCTACTACCAAGGGACCAAGAGATGGAGGGCTCATCAGAGACACAGTGAGCTTTCCCAGGAGCAGAGCGGGTACTGTGGGCACTGGGGCAGGGACATGGTCCAGCTGGTGCCTGGTGGGCTACAGTGCTCCCTGTAAACTCACAGCCCAGGCAGTGGCAGATGTTGAGGGCTCTGCTCAAGCTACTCCTATCATTCTGTTagccatccacccacccacacttcCTGTCCTTAGAGTTAGGTGAGCAGAACAGTTATACACCAGTGTTCCTGAGAGGAGGTGCCTGGAGTTGGTTACTGGCGTAGCTTACCCTTGACTTCACACTCACCAAGTATTAGGAGTCCTGGGCATCGGTCCCTGACACCCAAACCGCTTCCCCATTTCATGCACTGAAATGGGTAGTCCATCTCAGCCCTCTCCAGTGAGTGCTGAGGACTCGTTCCTATTCTCGGGTGCAGGTGGTGGGAGACTGGCTCCAGAGCAGAGCATTACCTGTGAAGTGGAGATCGCCCATGTTCTGTGGGCACTGAATTGCTGTTTTGTCCTCTGGTGGCAGTGGCAGCTCCTCCAGCAGGACACTGAGGCCCCAAACAGTGCACACTGCTAACCTCTGCCTGTTGTGGATTTGAGTCAGGTCTTCCTGTCTCAGGCAGTGATGCATGCAGCCTGCTCACTCAGGTCTTCCCCTCCCCAGGCATCTACATTCTCATCGCTGTGGGAGCTGTGATGATGTTTGTAGGCTTCCTGGGGTGCTATGGGGCCATCCAGGAGTCCCAGTGCCTGCTGGGGACGGTAAGTAGAAAGGGCTGAAGGGCTGGGGAGCAGGGTTTCTGGCAACTTATGTGTCTTCCCCAAGCTTTTGGTTTTCCTATGTGCTTGATTTCCATTGAATCTGAGTGTGAATATACATTTGGAAAAGggatgttttctgttttaaaaagcatgaacTCCAGAAGGGTGTGTCACCCCTAAAGCCAGCCTTAGTGCTCCTGGCCACACCAGCTACTGGTGAAGCTGAATCCCAGATATACCTTCTAGAGCCTGGCCAGCCTGGGAGGCCCTGCCAGTATCGAAAGCTGGGGAAACGAAGCACAACTTCATAGCTTAATCTTCCCATGGGTGTAGGATAAaggagatgaggaaactgaggtcaggGTTGGGGAGCATCTTGCTGCATATGCCTCAGTGAAGGCTGTGGACACTGGGATTTGTCAACTACATTTCTATGCCAGCCACATCCTTCCGAATAGGAAGCAAGGTAAGGGCATGAGAACTTGGACATCTCAGTGCagggctatatcaggctcttgtctcTCCATGGCTCTACGTGGCTCATTCTTAATCAGGACATGGTTGGTGGATATGGCCAACCCCCTTGGCACATAATTGTTGGTCACGTGGGATAGACCTGGGCTTTCTGGTCAAGGCTCTGACCTCTTCTTTCCCCTAGTTCTTCACCTGCCTTGTGATCCTGTTTGCCTGTGAGGTGGCTGCAGGCATCTGGGGCTTCGTAAACAAAGACCAGGTAAGCCTAGGttcactggggctggagatatgcCCTCTGCCCACCAACAGACATGGGTTGCTCTGAGCCCATAGTTATAGGGTGCTTTTTGAATTTCTGGGGCCTGCTGGTTGGGGCAGGGTCTTGGGAGCTCAAGGGAAAAGGTGACATCAGGCTGAGCCCATCAGGGGAAGCTGAGTGCTCTTGGTAGTAGCCCCTACACTGCATGTGACCATGATTCTCCCCCAGATCGCCAAGGATGTGAAGCAGTTCTACGACCAGGCCCTTCAGCAGGCTGTGATGGATGATGATGCCAGCAATGCCAAGGCTGTGGTGAAGACCTTCCACGAGACGGTACAGCTAGGCTGGAGCAGGAGGGCGGGTTGTGGGGTTCCTGGTGTGTGGGGGCATGACCTCTGTAACAAGACAGGGCCTGGGAAAGGGTCTCCTCCATGATTTGTGGGTCCCCAGGTAGGAATCTAATGGGCCTCATTTTCCCAGGGGTTTGGAGGAACAGGGCTCCTTGCTGTGCAGGGCGACAAACACGGCAAAAGGGACAGCTCCCAATTGTATTTGGGGTGACAGTGTGCTGTGTGCTTGATCTTTCCCTTGTCTCCTGAAGCTCCAGAGTTGACAGTGTCGTTCTTGGTCTCTGCAGCTCAACTGTTGTGGCTCCAACACACTAACCACTCTGACCACCACCATCTTGAGGAACAGCCTGTGTCCTTCAGGCAGCAACTTTCTCACCCCCTTACTGCAGGTGGCATGGAGTGGGGGGGTGGGCATCATATCCTGGGTGGTAGGTAGGAGAAGGTGGCCCATCAGGAAGATCAGCACTTTAAGCAGGACCTCAGAAGGCCCATAGACCATCTCAATTAGTGGGGTATGGAGTCCTGACAGCCTGGGTTACCCCTGCAGCATCCTGGAAAACTGTTCTCTTGAGCAATCCCTCATACACTGGTGACCCTAAGGTGCTAGTGAGGTCAAGAACACTACCACGTGACAGAGAAGGCCACAGGCAGTGGTCcatgtgttttaaatttattttggggTGGAGGATAAGCTGTGATACATAGGCCCTGTCGCTAAGTAGGGTGGTGGCTGTGACTTAGCCACTGACTGTTAACCACCCTCTTGATATTCCTGCAGGCTGACTGCCATCAGAAAATCGATGAGCTCTTTTCTGGGAAGCTGTACCTCATTGGAATTGCAGCCATTGTGGTAGCTGTCATTATGGTGAGCACAGGACctctggtgggtgggtgggatccTTCCCAGGGTCTCCGGTGCTGACTACGCCCCTCCCTCCTGCAGATCTTCGAGATGATCCTGAGCATGGTGTTGTGCTGTGGCATCCGGAACAGCTCCGTGTACTAAGGCCCCTTGCTTCACACCAGAGGATCCCTGGAGTGACCAGAGGCCACCTTGGGGGCCATGACCtgtgtatatatttctgtattaCTCTGCTACACTTAGTCTTTTTacttttgagggttttttttttttttgtcctgaacTTTTCCTGTTACCTTTTGGGAGCTGACATCACACATAGGTAGCATATGTGGGGATGTAGGGGTGGAGCTGGCCCTGGCTTGGCACTTCTGGGACCCCTGGAGAGTTCTGCCTGCTGAGCCAAAACTCCTCCACAGCTACTTGCCCAGAGGCTATGTAGCCTAGCTAGAGGGCCATGTCCACCCACTCTGCCCACTGTGGGTCACATCACTCACATCTTTTTAATCCTTgtccctttcctgcctccatttcaAGAGCTGGGTTTGTACGCACTCTTATGCCTTCAATGCACTTATTCTAACGTGTCACCTTCAACTGTAATTAAATCTTGAAACGATCATTtaataaaggaggaaaaaaatcaggcatgCTAATGGGACTGCCAGACCTCTTCTTGTGCCAGCGGTGTCAGAGACCTGGCTCATCAGCTCTGAACTTTGCCAGGCACAGGGTGAGCAGGTCCAATAGAAGCTGTGGAACACAGTGGGTGGGGAGGGCTGGGACCCTGGGAGCAGTCCATATGGGTACTCCCTCATTTGTACTTCTGTGTACTGAGAGCTCAATGCTGACCTTACACCAGCCTTGACCTCATTTCCACTCATCTGTTGGACATGGTAGGTCAGGCTGAGTCGGGTAGGAGGAGCCACATAGCAGGGAAATTCAGCACAGAATGTTGGAGATAAGCTGTAAGAACACCCTCTTTTTGAGGGACAAGACAGTAAAGGTTAGACCATTACCCCATCCTAAGTATCTAAGTGCTTGGAAATATTCCACTGAGCTGGGTGGCTCTGGCCTGTGTCTCAAGAAGTAAAAGGCAAGATGGCAGTCCACTTACCCCTGTGAACTGAGGATCAGTCTAAGCAACCTCTCTGACGCCAGGGGCAACCACCACAGTCTTTCCCTTTGACTACTGTCTGCACCACTCCCCCAGGCTGCTGGCATATTTAATTGGCCACTAGAGGAGAGACACCCTAGCTAAGATTCAGAGCCCAGCTTCTAGCAGCCTCCCAGTAGGCTTATTTGTCGGTGAACCCCAAGCTTGTACTAGGGCATTCTAGGTCTCTGCCACCTCTATTTCCCACGCCTGTGCATCAGTTCCATGCTTGGTTGGTTTCTGATCTGAGGAACCCTTTATATCCTATGTTGTGAGGCCCATGGGCACCGGGCCAAGGCTGTTGGAAAACTGCTGCACAGCTTCAAGAAAGGAGGGGAGCATGCAGCAGCCCAGTGGTTCCTCAGACTCTGGTCCCTAAGGATGCCAAGAAAACAGCCCTAGGCCTGGAGGATTATGTGTGGCCTTGAATAGTAGGGCCGGCGTCCAGCAGCTAAAGCGTCCGTGCCTGCGCCAGAAAGCACAGACAGGCAGAGCCCAGGGTAGCGGGCTCGAATCTCTGAAGCCCCAATCGACCTACCCCAGGGACCACTACGTCTCTACATGCCAAGAGCCAACCAGGACCTTGGTCCCGCCTCACTCCAGAAAGCCAACAAAGCACAAGACCCGCACTACTTCCGTCCGGGGCCAGAAATGTCTAGGAAACTGGTTGGCGCTCACAGTGCGTGGTGACGCACTTCCTCCTTGTGTCGGACCCGGCCCAGGCGGCTTCCGACAGACGACGCTGCAAGCCTCAACCCTTTGCGATTGGCAGTTAACCCTGGAGTATTGTGGGAATCGTGACTCCGCCTTTTCCCCTTTCGTCATTTCTGGGTAGATTTCCGTGTGCGCTCTGGTCTTCGGGATGGCACGCTTGTTAAGTTTACGAGTCCCGGCAGGCATTAGGCAGGAACCCATTGCCTTCTGGGAGTTGTAGTTTCTCGGGCGCTGAAGCCACGATATTCCGATAGACCGAGACTCGGTTTCCCAGGAACCCGAGCGAGATTGAACAGGACCAAATCCTGGGGAACTGGCGGGACACTGTGGGAAAGGCGGCAGGGTATTGAAGGGTGTACGGACCTTGGAACGGTGAGCGGACCCTGGAACGGTGAGCACTGGCCTCTCTAGGGCCGCGACCAGGGCATTCCCGTGCCTGTTTTTGCCAGCCCACCGTCCGGACCCGGGTGGTGCCTGCAGTATGTACCCAGAGAGGCTGCGCTTTACTGAGAGCCGGTGATGGGAGGAGCAGCTGATGGAGATCCCCTGTCACCAGCATCTCCCAGCGCTCATCTATTGTATGTCCACACTGTTATGATCTCATGGTTGACTCTCTCCTTAACCTCACCTAACCTGCAGCTCCACATCTGTCCGCGGTAGGATACCCTTTAACCACCCAGCTTCGCGAGGCCTCCCGCCCGGCTGTGAGTAGAGGCACCTGGCACACAGTGGAGGTGTAAGACGGGAGCCTGGGAGGACGGGGAGGGGTGCGGCTTTAAGTACACCCCTCACGGCGGAACTGG includes:
- the Cd81 gene encoding CD81 antigen; protein product: MGVEGCTKCIKYLLFVFNFVFWLAGGVILGVALWLRHDPQTTSLLYLELGNKPAPSTFYVGIYILIAVGAVMMFVGFLGCYGAIQESQCLLGTFFTCLVILFACEVAAGIWGFVNKDQIAKDVKQFYDQALQQAVMDDDASNAKAVVKTFHETLNCCGSNTLTTLTTTILRNSLCPSGSNFLTPLLQADCHQKIDELFSGKLYLIGIAAIVVAVIMIFEMILSMVLCCGIRNSSVY